The DNA sequence TTAGTGTAATGGAACAAAATGCACTaacttgtttaaaaaatctTACTGTTAATGTAATGTGAAATCATATTAGAAGCATAAGATAATGACATTGAGCGGCTTGCAGAAATCTACAGGAATAGCATTCTCCTTAATGTTTGGGTTCTCACTGTTAATTGGTTTTAGGGCTGCTGTGGCAAAGGGAAGAATTAATATAACAATGGATTGAAAGTGTTGGAGACAGTACATTCTAGCTGTCTgcataaaatgtcattaaaaaaataaattattttgttttggcCTTGGAGTTTCACTTCTTTTATTGCTGTGTTCTTTTAAGTACTTGACTTATTAAACTGCAGTCTAGTTGAGACTTATTTTCCAAATCATGTTAGTTATTTATATTGAACTGCTtcctgcacatgcacacatctCGGCTCCTGTAAGACAGTCACATGCCATGAGATGCCTATATTTGGGATCCACAGCTGGGTATGTAAAGAATGACAGATGAccattttaaaactatttatagCCATACTTTTGAATATTTTAGATGATCAAACtggtataatttttttaattgtttttgaaTGAATCCCACTCCGACTACACACTTTCTACTTAATGTGAACTTTTATGGAGAACTTATGATTCTCTAAAATGGTTCCCCCTCTTTCATTCTCATGCACCTTCTCTGTATACATATTCCATTTTTAAGCAAATATATGTAGTAGATCATTTGTAGAACAGAGGTGTAACAGACTAtggagggggggaaaaaagcacagATTTCCTGCACCCTGATTTTTACAAGTGTAACATAAGCATACAAACATAAGTACTTCAACAGaagtatttaaacattttctcagcTCAAACATTTGTGGGGTTTTGTCATTTGGAGCATACAAGTGGAAGCAAGTGCCATCTTtcagagaaaagggaaaaattataaaattatttgcttagggtaaaaaaaatgcatggatTTGTCCATCTACAAcagggtttcagtgttttatcATGGTGTGATGACTtctttagagtgtgtgtgtttctattaaGCATGGTGGGTGTGGATTGATTTCTGTTAAGTGTGTGTTGATTTCTATATATTGTGttctgtgtgtaggtgtgttctttgattaaaaaattttggattgtgtatgtgttaatttCTATAGAATGggctgtgtgcatgtgttagAGTCTAATGATTAAAGagagagtgggtgtgtgtgttttctttagaGCTAGCTGAGAATGTGTTTTCTATagtggtgtgagagagagagagactgagtgtgtatatgtgagagagagagagagagactgagtgagactgagtgtgtatatgtgagagtgtgtgtgagagagactgagcGTGTatatgtgagagagtgtgtgtgagtgagataaAGTCTCTCTGCCCTTCAGCGCTGTGTTTGTTCATTAGGGaagactgctgctgctgctgctttggACTGATAAACCTGTAAAACTCAAAGGTATCGTTCCCAGTgagttgtgtttgtttttagattttaaatttcTTACCAGAGAAATGTAGATAAAAGCGTTTCGTTCTGAATTCAAGGCTGTTATGTATCTTTGCCATACTTACTCTCTATCCGGGAAAACAACTTGCTCAGCTCAGTAATGTTGACAGGCTAACACCTGCTTCTGACATGTGTCCATGAACGCCTTTATTATTCATATGTACCACCCTTAATAAGAGTATTCAcctattttaattaaaagtttgaCCGAATGACCGAAAAGCACAGCTAAAAATAGTTTAAAGCTGTTAAGGCATTAGCCGGTTAGCCACGGAAGGCTAGCTAGCAAAAACAAACCTAGCAAAAACAAACCTAGCTAAAACATCCGAGCAGCTGAACCAGTGTTTTTCTGACATGACGTTCAGGTCACTTATTATTTAGGTTTGGTTTGCTGCCTTAACATTGACATAATAACaaattttgtacaaaatgtggtggctaaaaatatataaacaagtgtctagctagctaactagccgTCATGTAGCGTAGCTGCTGTGTTCGTCCAGCTTTGACATGttaatgctttatttatgcTAACAGGTATGAAAGTAATAAACCGTTCATTtggggcttgtgtgtgtgagtaaaaatATTAGCTGTAATTCTATTAAACAAGGCATTGCTTTTGCTCTGAGGCTAAGAGGCTACTTAGTGTTTCCTAATCCTCTCGTGTTCTGTATATTTAAGAGTGTTTTAGCTCTAACGCAATACATAAAAGCGACTCCTCCAGCGTCACCATGTCTCTTTCAGGGGAAAGTATCTAATGCACGCTGCAAAAGGCGCCAGAAAACGCCGGATGAGGTCATGCGCTGgtttatttgcatattcataggaTCGTCACGATCATTTGCATACCAAAACGTGTTGTATGTAAAGAAGCTTTAGAGCAGAACAGAGTGCTGCAGGAGCGAGTCCTAAAACCCGGAAATGAGTTAGCAGTTTTGCACTTCCGGTTCCGTCCTCTCTAAGTCaatgggttgtttttttttttgaatgggTTTGTGGTTAAATGCCTGAAATAAGTTCTGTATTTAAGACAGgctcaagatattttcatgttttattctataACTTGTGTTCTATCTCTTGTGCTGGTTCAGatagttatttaacatttatatgaacctgtgatttgaattagagctggcactattgtcaaagctgcttttatagaaaattaatcaacgccttctgagcAATTAGATTCaataattcaacagtgctgtggtataaggccTAATCATTGAGTACTAAAAGTATGTTGTATGTAAAGGACAAACATTTCTTACCATTACTTACCAAACTTTCTTTCCTTCACCATAATTAAAGGAGAATAAATCAGAAACCTTGGTATTAAACATTGATATTCCACTTGTAATTTCAAGGAACtcattcattttaatcatttatattcattttaatagcaCATGAAAGCATCATTAGTGTTTTCCTGCTCACACTCCAAAAGAAGGATAAGAAATGATGATCTAAAGTTACTAATTAATCATGACCATGTATCGGTTTGGAACAATTTGTGCATAAGGAATTGTATCACTGATCATAAATTTACAGATGTGTTGTAGTTATTAGTGTTAATCAGTGCTGCCTGCTTGTCATGTCATTTGatgtcatgtctttttttttgttgttgtttgttttttttttttgtttttttagctcGTTAAAGACGTGAGGCGTCACCCGGCCAGGGTGCAATGTCCTTTCGCTCCACATGAGCTCGACTATGTGGTACATCATGCAGAGTATTCAGAGTAAATACTCCCTTTCAGAAAGGCTTATCCGAACAATCGCAGCCATTCGCTCATTCCCACACGATAATGTGGAGGACCTTATACGCAAGGTaatgcacatttacatttacatttacggcatttggcagacgcccctatccagtgctttgaagtctatcaaaaaatacattctgatactggcacACTAgctcacaaactaggaataccatcagtccaaaactctgttggggaggtaatagacaagtgctcagacaatacattttttttaaaaagtgctaatttaaataCTTTAGGAAGCGATAAGTCTTTAGacatcgtttgaagactgccagtgactcagcttttCGGATAGCTAGGGGAAGTtgattccaccacctaggtgccagaacagagaagagtctagatgcatgccttccttgtaccctgacagattataaagattataaatTACCTAACGTTTATAAAGGTGAACATTAACTACTactacaaacattttatttggagGTTTCTCATAACTTGTAATCGCAGGGAGCCGATGTGAACAGGATGCACGGCACTCTGAAGCCCCTGCACTGCGCCTGCATGGTGGCTGACGCGGACTGTGTGGAGCTCTTGCTGGAGAAAGGTGCAGAGGTACGACAGCGGAGACAAACAAAATGCAGCACTTAAGGCTCACTTTTTAAGGAAAATATAAACTTGGAACTGTAGATTCTTTAttgagtgtatttttttaacagtataaTATGATTATCTGACTTTGGTAGTTATCAGATTATTGTCAGGTTACCTTGTGCATgtatgcaaattttttttaaatgtctttgaaTGTGCGTAAATGTAACTAGACAGAACAGTTCAGTGATAGAGGTCAGAATCTCAGTTTAGTGCATATTATTTTGCTTTGTCTAGTTAAGGCTATCTAGTCACATTGTATCATGCACACAGGTAAACGCTTTGGATGGCTACAATCGCACAGCGCTGCATTACGCAGCAGAGAAGGACGAGGGTTGCGTGGAGCTACTGCTGGAATACGGAGCTCAGCCCAACGCCCTGGATGGCAACAAGGACACACCGCTACACTGGGCCGCCTTCAAAGACAACCCCGAGTGTGTGCGGGCGCTGCTGGAGAGCGGCGCTCATCCTAACGCGCGTGACTACAACAACGACACGCCACTCAGCTGGGCCGCCATGAAGGGAAACCTGGAGAGTGTGCGTGTGCTGCTGGACTACGGCGCCCAGGTTCACGTGACCAACCTGAAGGGCCAGACTCCCATTTCACGGCTGGTGGCACTGCTGGCGCGTGGCCTGGGCTCCGAGCAGGAGGAAGAGTGTCTGGAGCTGCTGTGCAGCGCTGCAGGGAGGATGGAGATTCGCCGGGCCGATGGCTCCATGCCTCATGAGCTTAGTAAACATCCACAGCTTCTGGCTCGCCTCACCAGCATGATGGCCCAGCCGGCGTTGCTGAGAGATCTGGCCCGCTGCGCCGTACGTAACAGCCTAGGGGTGCAGTACCTCCCCACAGCCGTGAACCAGCTCCCGCTGCCTGAGTCTGTTAAACAGTACGTACTCCTCAGAGACGCTGGGTACAtacaagggaaagaaagagagagagagggagaacatACTGTCTGTAATGCACTGCAGAGCAATTAATGATGTACTACAACAAATCGCTAAAGGCACACAACAGCCTGACAAAtctgtatattaatatatatccaccagccactttaataggaacacctgtacacctgttcataCATTCGagatccaatcagccaattgtgtggcagcagcacgatGCATAAAATCTTAAAGatagaggtcaagagcttcCGTTAACGTCAGactgggggaaaatgtgatctcagtgacgtTGACCATGGCATGTTGATGGTTCctgaagggctggtttgagcatttcagaaactgctgatatcCTGGGAATTTCATGCACAACTTGGGTGGGAATGCcttgaggtcagaggagaatagcaaGACTAGTTCGAGATGAcaagaaggctacagtaactcagataaccactctttacaaccgtggcaAGCTGAAAAGCTTCTCAGAAGGCACAGCATGTTAAcacttgaggcagatgggctacagcagcaaaggaccacatcaggttccactcctgtggcacaaagaacaggaatctggggctacagtgggcacaggctcacct is a window from the Pangasianodon hypophthalmus isolate fPanHyp1 chromosome 16, fPanHyp1.pri, whole genome shotgun sequence genome containing:
- the asb8 gene encoding ankyrin repeat and SOCS box protein 8; protein product: MSSTMWYIMQSIQSKYSLSERLIRTIAAIRSFPHDNVEDLIRKGADVNRMHGTLKPLHCACMVADADCVELLLEKGAEVNALDGYNRTALHYAAEKDEGCVELLLEYGAQPNALDGNKDTPLHWAAFKDNPECVRALLESGAHPNARDYNNDTPLSWAAMKGNLESVRVLLDYGAQVHVTNLKGQTPISRLVALLARGLGSEQEEECLELLCSAAGRMEIRRADGSMPHELSKHPQLLARLTSMMAQPALLRDLARCAVRNSLGVQYLPTAVNQLPLPESVKQYVLLRDAGYIQGKEREREGEHTVCNALQSN